The genomic stretch AAATTGGTCTATACATTGGAAATCAACGCAAGAATTCAGATGGTGAGTAACAACCTTCTCAACCTTCTAACAACCTTAAGCAGACAGTACGAAAttgataaatgtattttttgctaattgtgttAATGTTGTGTACTCTTCAGTGTCTGGACCTGTTGAAGCAGACCCAGAATATAAACTCATTGTTGCCGCCAACAATCTGACAGTGGAAATAGACAATGAGCTTAGTGAGTGTTGTGTATAATGTTATATTGTAGGATTTCACATATTTGATGTTAACCCTTATCAAGCTATAAGTTAACATAATTTCCTGTTTTCATTTTCAGATATCATTCATAAATTTGTTCGTGACAAATACTCCAAAAGGTTCCCAGAGCTGGAGTCTTTGGTACCAAATGCACTAGATTATATCAGAACTGTAAAGGTACGTTGAAACGAGTCACTTGTGAGACTTCATGTAGTGTTGTAGGCActtgtgtgtgtaaatgtgttttggtTTTTGTCTTGTGTCTTTAGGAGTTGGGCAACAACCTTGAGAAGTGCAAAAACAATGAGACACTCCAGCAGATTTTGACCAATGCTACTATTATGGTTGTCAGTGTCACAGCCTCAACTACACAAGGGTGAGAGATTTCTTATATTTGCAGCGTGGGCAGGCACTGATGTATAACATTTTCAGCTGTTGTAATGATCAGATGAACAGATTTTGTCTCATATTGTTATTATTAGCATTATACAGATGTTGTTGCTGTCATAAAGAGCCTGACACACTACTTATTTTCTGTTCATAGATGTTTACCTAGATCTGCCCTGATTAAAAATGGAAATGCTATTTTATTTTGGTATGTTTCTAATGGTGTGATTGCATGTTGACAGGACGATGCTCAGTGATGATGAGCTGCATCGATTGGAGGAGGCATGTGACATGGCCCTTGAGCTCAACCAATCAAAACACAGGATTTATGAATATGTGGAATCCAGAATGTCATTTATTGCTCCTAATATTTCAATCATAGTCGGAGCATCGACTGCTGCTAAGATCATGGGTGAGAACAGAAATATTTCTGagagttttgatttatttcttttaaacggttggttcacccaaaatgaaaataatgtcattaaagaCTCACCCTCATGGCGTTCCAAActcgaaacacagtttaagatgttttagattttagTCCAAGAGAATTTGCTGACttttcattgaaaatctatgtacggtttactgtccatgtccagaaaggcaacaaaaacaTCAGCAAAGTAGTCCACGTGACATCAGTGGGCCAGCCAGAacgtgttgaagcatcgaaaaaacattttggtccaaaagtTACGACTTTATTCATCGTTGATTTCTCTTCAGGCTCTGCTGTGAACCGTGTGcacaagactaaagtcacgtgactgcagtgacacggCTGACGTGCCATCTGGTGTGCCCCACCAtggattttttttgtgcgcacgaggtttgtttacagtctgagggagacacGCTGtaggtttgaaaaaaaaataaattggcAAACATGTCTGCGGATAACGCGTCAGCCttgtcactgcagtcatgtgacttcaGTCTCATGCACACGGTTCACAACAGGGCTggctgaataaagttgtaattttagttatttttggaccaaaatttattttcaatgcttcaacatATTTTAACTGACACACTGATGTcgcatggactactttgatggtGTTTTTGTCACcgttctggacatggacagtataccgtatataaattttcaatgaagggtcaccAAGCTTTCgactcggactaaatctaaaacatcttaaactgtgttctgacaTGAGGGTCaagagtcattaatgacattattttcatttttgggtgaactatcccttaaacaaaatgctttcagtttattttttagAGTTATCATCCTCCCAGTACATGATCTCTTTTTTTGCAACTACATGCAAACTCATCCTCCTGTCATTTCAGGTGTTGCTGGTGGCCTGACCAATCTGGCAAAAATGCCTGCATGCAATCTTATGCTGCTAGGAGCTCAGCGGAGAACCCTATCTGGATTCAGCAGCACTTCCCTGCTGCCTCACACAGGCTACATCTATCACTGTGATGTCGTACAGACACTGTCTCCAGTAAGCGTCAACCTTTTTGCTTTCATTTGCTGTCATCATTCATTAGTGACTTGAGAgaataacattattttaaacGTAATCTTTCCAGATCTGAGGAGGAAAGCAGCTCGTCTGGTCGCAGCTAAATGCACTCTGGCAGCTCGTGTGGATAGTTTTCATGAGAGTATAGATGGCAAGGTGATCATCTCATCACTGATGATAATTACAGCAAAGACCGATTTTAACTTTATAGGGAATTGCTGTACACTATAGGAGTCATCTGGATTGAGTTTGACTGGTTTGTTTGTGTGCAGGTCGGCTATGACCTGAAGGAGGAGATTGAGAGAAAGTTCGATAAATGGCAGGAGCCCCCACCAGTCAAGCAGGTGAAGCCTCTCCCAGCACCCCTGGATGGACTGAGGAAGAAGAGAGGAGGAAGGAGGTGAGGGTCTTGCTTTTAATAAagtagtatatttttaaaaaagtaattctTGCACTGGTATGATAATTGGACTTCCTAATTTTGGCATTGTGACAACCCTATACACAATGTTTTTGTTCTATACTTTTGACTTTGGGCTGAAATACGAGTTGGGTATGTTAGCTTGCGCATGATCTGATTAAATCAtccattgattttttttcaggtATCGTAAGATGAAAGAGAGGCTGGGTCTGACAGAAATCAGGAAGCATGCCAACAGAATGACATTTGCAGAGGTTAGTTGACGTCATTcgattgttattatttttgaaagTCTATGGCTTTGTTCAGCAACTGTTAACTTGAAACTTACTGTTCATCTGCCTTTAAGATCGAGGATGATGCTTATCAGGAGGATCTGGGCTTCAGTCTTGGTCAGCTGGGAAAGTCTGGAAGCGGCAGGGTGAGACAAGCACAAGTCAACGACTCAACCAAAGCCAGGATATCCAAATCTCTACAGGTATGTCTTTGTGGATTAGTATACATTGCAGATATCTGGGAATAGTTTGGGTACATTAGCTATCCTGTGATACGTTAAGTCCATTTCtttaaagtaacatttaattttttgtatttcGTTAATGCAGCGGACATTACAGAAGCAGAGCATGACGTATGGTGGGAAGTCCACTGTCAGAGACCGATCGTCAGGAACCAGCTCCAGTGTGGCATTCACTCCATTGCAGGTATACAGGCACACAAATGCTCTTGAAGTCCAACTTATGTGCTACCAAACGAAATTGCAATTTGTTAGTTTGAACTGCCCATGTGGACatcacttaaaggcggagtccacgatgtttgaaagccaatgttgatatttgaaatcacctaaactaacacgcccctaccccaatagaatctggaccttctgttgatagacccgccgcacacatacgcaacccggcaaggatgtcggttagtagacacgctccttactgctgattggctataagtgtgttttgatagtcggcccgtctccttttccaaagcgtttttcaaacatcgtggactccgcctttaaccaaTGATGTGAGGTTGGGCAGAACTACATAACTGCACGGTATATCGAGTTTTGGTAATATATCAGCGAGAAACGGGATGAGGCAATATCGTCTATACCGGTATGGTCTGATATGCCAGGAATGCACACTGAGGTCAGATGTGCATTGTCCAATCAGCTTGCATGTTGTTcagttgcatttttttaaatgaaaacaccaccgttttttgagattttactatgttcttaccccaGCTTAGACAAATTGATGCATATCTATCTGTTTTCAGTGCATGCACTTAATCATTGTACATTGGgttgtaaatgtgttagcatttagcctagccccattcattccttaggatgtaagcagggatgaatttaaaacacacctaacatttccatgttttccatatttaaagaccgttaaaacatggaagtgtttggtggcttctaaattcattcctgtttggatcctaaagaatgaatggggctaggctaaatgctaacacattctaGAGCCCTGCAAGGGCCTGAAATCTAGGCCCTGACCCGGCCCTGGGCCGAGACGCTTAGGCCCTAGCCCGGCCCTTGTCCGACAGCTTATCAGAATTCTCAGCCCGAGTCTGACCCGAGTCCGAACTTTTTAATTCTCCCCATTCGGAATCTGTGTCCGCAGATATAGTCACTGCATCGCGTGTGTTTGTGAGTAGAAGTCTGTGCTGTCTGCTGTGAGGTTTTTATGAGAGAAGCACTAACTTTTTAATAGtctatttaatatgtaaaacttgaatttgaaataaaacttactgcGGAGAAGTTAATAGATCTCTATCGTCTCTCTTGCTACGTGAcgcgacaattatttattatttcaaatctgtttacaagataaatatatatacattgtgtTGTTAAACTGATTAAATTATCTTGCTATATACGCTACATTCATTATGAGAAGCCTTTTCTTTTTACTCTTACAGACAGTAATTatgtataattatttattatataaaactcTATGGTCGTGACAGCACATTATGCATtatctgttggttcatgttggtccagtttaattcagggtaatccttaaataaaatgtataatatagttataaaatattttattcacagcgcacattctcggatcgttttaaaacattttaaatcattctgcaaaattccgcatagattttgcaaaagaaatccaaagaaatagcaaaaaataactccttacacagcttgtacagctgtactcttgcagcaattaaagcagttcagatttgttttaaatggcaaaatagttatatttcttttttatttacattttagagcatttttgtttgttaaagttttttatgataattaaGTGGTTAGCGGCTGACAGCAAGTTGACGACATGTTTGATGAATTGAGCCTCTCAAATAAACACTTTACTTGCCTATAATAAcaactatataaaatatatattttcagcatatcacaatgttagtttaaacgtttattatcaacacacactatttttaaaaagcgaaGGCATGTTGCTCTGCTGCTCGCAGTTGCAACGggtgcagaaataaaaaaataagggttatacaaaacgaaacgaaataaacatgaaacagaatAAACATGCATGTTGCCTTATCTTACAACTTCGcttttgcatatacatttttttatgtaagGACTTACCACAGAACATGGCTATTCATGTATCCATCCAACAGTTAAACTAAGAAAAAAAGTCGATCCATacacaaacaagaaataaagacacagCCTTCTGAAATTAATACAGGGAGAAGTCTTTAATAGATTATGTCTTGGATGCTGTCTGCATAGATTATGTGCAGTATCCAAGGTTTTAATCTAGTACTCCATTAATAATTTTTCCCTGTGCGCTGAAGGTCCTGCTGTTAAATACGCAACAactgcattgtaaatgtgtggcTGTGCGTAGCGGACTCATGCGATAGGTTAAACGTCTTCCTATGTTTGTTTTGCAATCATCAATGTCTGTCAAAGggttcttttaattaaattgaaaaatataaaaagatggaGAAACCTAAATAAGCCCGAGGTCCGGCCCGCGTATCTGCTGTGACGTTAAAATTGGCCCGAAACCCGACCCGAAGGGCGTAAACAGGTCGGGCCCCGACGGGCTCGggctgaaatgcagggctctaaCACATTCACgtcgcgctgtacaaagattaagtgcacgcactgaataaagatagatatgtatttgTTCGTCTAAGTTTAGATatgaacatagtaaaatattgaaaaactgtggtgttttcctttaaaactgAGGAAAACCCTGtctttttcaattttattttcatcatatATGCTGTTTTATTCCACTttgtttatttatgatatatcgCCATACATCCCAAAATTACAAAGATATGATAATGAATTTGTATCACTATCGCCCAGTGCCACACGCTTTACATTTCAGTTATTCTCACACATGAATGTCTAGTCTCTTTTTGTGTTGCTGTTTCACAATCAATTAATGACCGCTGTGAGTATATTGATTTATGGAGCTCACCGTACTCTCTGCTGTCTGTCAGGGGCTGGAGATTGTGAATCCGCAGGCTGCAGAGAAAAAGGTGGCTGAAGCCAATCAGAAATATTTCTCCAACATGGCAGAGTTCGTCAAGGTCAAGCAGGAGAAAGACGACAAGGTGTGAGGCAGTGTGTCACACGCAGGAAAGCACACACTTCAACATCAGTGGACAGATTCACACTTCAACTGCTAATTTATACTCTGTCACATACCCACTCAGTAGGACTGTCTGTGGGGAGATGATGAGGACAGTGCAAGGACAGATGATTAGAAATCATCTTTCTGTGCAGAAAACAGAAGTGAGAGAAAAATGTTCCTGTGATttgccatttttgtttttattaatgtgtacaAAGAATATAATGACCATATATAGCAGGTTGTTTTCATGGTTGTAAGCAGTTTATTTCCTCCATTGATTAAAGATGGTCATTTTAGTTAGTACCAGAATTGTCTccttgttaatttttttttttgtccgTAAAGgaattgcatttaaaatatggATTTGGTCCTGTGAATTTAGTTTTGAatatagttttacaaatatctctGTCACTTTCCTGGCAGAGGAGAATCAAGTTTTTCTAATGTCCAATATACTGTCATGCaactttttgaaatgtttcATCATTTGGTTAACATGTAATTCacttaaatgctttatttactttataattAGTATTAGTATTAGTAATATGCAGATACAGATCATTATAATCATTTTCTACATTTTCACCCATTCTCCAAAAGGGTGGGACATGATAAAAAAGGAGCAAAACATGCAGTTTCAACTAACAAACATTTGAAAAGAAAACTAATTTGGAGTAATTTTCTTCACCTTGCCTACCTGCTAATCCTGTTATGCCACATTTCATTCTTATATGTAAtgcccctgctgaaaaaaacagcatcaaaccagcatgggaattatgctggtatgaccagcatgggatgctggtgctaatgctggtttggtgctggtttagctggtttgatgctggtttagctggtgttcactagcaaaccagcaccaaaacacaatgctgctggtcttgctggtatgctgttttttttcagcaggggcaATTGTAAAAAGGCCACAATTCattgttttaaagagcacctatttaactgataaaaaatattgtgtgtatttaatataatacaacgtgtttgcatggtttatggttaaaaaacacattattttccacataccgtacagttttgtagcttcagatttctctctcttcctgaaacgcacaaatTTAAAAAGCTCTATGTCcgtgattggccagctaatctgtacattgtgattggcctgaatacctttgacagcagccggaaatgtgacgctccttaccatgtttgaaagatttgggcacaatgcaatgctaacaacaggagttaacttacaggctgagtgggaggaattatggtAATGTTGGTCTTGTCCATGTCAACAAGCCCATGAactaaactgttgcctacaatccgtgtgcttgttgtagtccaagaaaagagatttacgttggagacgataacttgcgtcatcgtttactttgaggTATGTagcttttgcatatcgttaacatgtataatacacacttacacatcaaaggaaatgtaaaatcatgaattggaccattggtgctctttaaatacaTAATGATTAAGGAAAAGtttaaaggttttttttgtacatttttttcaattttgttTAGTAATCTATGTGGTTCATGGTGTGAATATCTTCTGGTGCAGATTTGTATCCTGTTTGGGTTTTTAATCTTTATAACAGCAAGGCGAGGAACCCCAGAGGTATAGGAATATCCATTCACAATATTTTATGAATCTTAAAAGTTCTGCCTTTCCCCTGAAATTTTTTGGGGACCCTTAAGAACaggggtcaccaatcctggtcctggagggccggtgtctctgcagagtttagctccagccctaatcaaacacccctgaagcagctaattaaggtgcttcatgtgtgtttgattagggttggagctaaactctgcagagacacggGCCCCttcaggaccaggattggtgacccctGCTTTAGAATCTTCTAAGAcagtgttcttcaaccctggtcctggaggaccccctttcagaatgttttagatgtctccttaatcAACACACCTGTTTTAActtatcagcttgttagggagacattctggaaggaggctgagttggctcaggtgttttaaatgaggacggagacatctaaaactttctggatgGGGGTCCTCCAGAAccagggttgaagaacactgTTCTAGGACCACAGTTTGAAAACTACTGATCTAAACTGCACAACTCCTGATCCAAGCCCTGGTAATCTCTAGGCTGGATTACTGCAATGCTTTCCTTGCTGGCCTTCCTGCTTGGTCTATCAAACCACTCCAACTGGTTCAGAACGCAGCAGCTTGGCTCATCTTCCAGGAGCCCAAAAGGGCTCAAGTAACGCCAGTCTTTATCTCTCTCCACTAGTATAAGTCACAACTGCTCACTTGCAGAACTTTCACTGGTACTGCACCGGCATACTTTAACACTTTTCTGCATTCCTACA from Misgurnus anguillicaudatus chromosome 10, ASM2758022v2, whole genome shotgun sequence encodes the following:
- the prpf31 gene encoding U4/U6 small nuclear ribonucleoprotein Prp31, whose amino-acid sequence is MSLADELLADLEEAGEEDGLYPGEEGGESDGEAGERQTDGGLEDIPEEMEVDYSGTESVTSIAKLRHSKPFSEIMDKIGLYIGNQRKNSDVSGPVEADPEYKLIVAANNLTVEIDNELNIIHKFVRDKYSKRFPELESLVPNALDYIRTVKELGNNLEKCKNNETLQQILTNATIMVVSVTASTTQGTMLSDDELHRLEEACDMALELNQSKHRIYEYVESRMSFIAPNISIIVGASTAAKIMGVAGGLTNLAKMPACNLMLLGAQRRTLSGFSSTSLLPHTGYIYHCDVVQTLSPDLRRKAARLVAAKCTLAARVDSFHESIDGKVGYDLKEEIERKFDKWQEPPPVKQVKPLPAPLDGLRKKRGGRRYRKMKERLGLTEIRKHANRMTFAEIEDDAYQEDLGFSLGQLGKSGSGRVRQAQVNDSTKARISKSLQRTLQKQSMTYGGKSTVRDRSSGTSSSVAFTPLQGLEIVNPQAAEKKVAEANQKYFSNMAEFVKVKQEKDDKV